One Leifsonia shinshuensis DNA window includes the following coding sequences:
- a CDS encoding aspartate aminotransferase family protein, with product MTDTIDSTVRTGFTDRHGISHTFGDADAETQVRSDDRSHVFHSWSAQAKIDPLPIAAGEGSTFWDYQGNAYLDFSSQLVNLNLGHQHPDLVAAIQQQAGRLATVQPSMANDVRGELARRIARVAPGTLNRVFFTNGGADANEYAVRMARRVTGRRKVLSMYRSYHGGTATAISLTGDPRRWANEPSDPSVAHFFGPYLYRSAFHSTTPEEETQRALEHLESVIVLEGAATVAAIILETIVGTNGVLMPPPGYLAGVRALCDKYGIVYIADEVMVGFGRVGEWFAVDAFDVVPDLITFAKGVNSGYVPLGGVVISDAIASFFDEVSFQGGLTYSGHPLACAAGVATFDVFERDGILERVRDLGERVVEPEITAWLDRHPSLGEVRGRGLFWALELVRDRETREPLVPFNAAGADAAPMGEVAAACKAAGVWPFTHFNRVHIAPPLVIEEDDLRRGLAAIDAALTVADRYADRG from the coding sequence ATGACCGACACCATCGACAGCACTGTCCGTACCGGCTTCACCGACCGACACGGGATCTCGCACACGTTCGGTGACGCCGACGCCGAGACCCAGGTGCGCAGCGACGACCGCAGCCACGTCTTCCACTCCTGGAGCGCGCAGGCGAAGATCGATCCGCTGCCCATCGCCGCGGGCGAGGGCTCGACGTTCTGGGACTACCAGGGCAACGCGTACCTGGACTTCAGCTCGCAGCTGGTCAACCTCAACCTCGGCCACCAGCATCCCGACCTCGTCGCCGCCATCCAGCAGCAGGCCGGCCGGCTCGCGACCGTCCAGCCCTCGATGGCGAACGACGTCCGCGGCGAGTTGGCCCGCCGGATCGCCCGCGTCGCGCCCGGCACGCTGAACCGGGTGTTCTTCACCAACGGCGGCGCCGACGCCAACGAATATGCCGTGCGCATGGCCCGCCGGGTGACCGGCCGCCGCAAGGTCCTGTCGATGTACCGCTCGTACCACGGCGGTACGGCGACGGCGATCTCGCTGACCGGCGACCCCCGGCGCTGGGCGAACGAGCCGAGCGACCCGTCCGTCGCGCACTTCTTCGGCCCGTACCTGTATCGGTCGGCCTTCCACTCCACCACCCCGGAAGAGGAGACGCAGCGCGCGCTCGAGCACCTCGAGAGCGTGATCGTGCTGGAGGGCGCCGCGACAGTCGCAGCGATCATCCTGGAGACGATCGTCGGGACCAACGGCGTGCTCATGCCGCCGCCCGGCTACCTCGCCGGCGTGCGCGCGCTCTGCGACAAGTACGGGATCGTCTACATCGCCGACGAGGTGATGGTCGGCTTCGGCCGCGTCGGCGAGTGGTTCGCGGTCGACGCGTTCGATGTCGTCCCCGACCTGATCACCTTCGCGAAGGGCGTCAACTCCGGCTACGTCCCGCTCGGCGGCGTGGTCATCTCGGACGCGATCGCCTCCTTCTTCGACGAGGTCTCCTTCCAGGGCGGCCTGACCTACTCGGGCCACCCGCTGGCGTGCGCGGCAGGCGTCGCGACGTTCGACGTGTTCGAGCGCGACGGCATCCTGGAGCGGGTGCGCGACCTCGGCGAGCGCGTCGTGGAGCCGGAGATCACCGCCTGGCTCGACCGTCACCCCTCGCTCGGCGAGGTCCGCGGCCGCGGCCTGTTCTGGGCGCTGGAGCTGGTGCGCGACCGCGAGACGCGCGAACCGCTGGTCCCGTTCAACGCCGCCGGCGCGGACGCGGCCCCGATGGGCGAGGTCGCCGCCGCGTGCAAGGCCGCGGGTGTCTGGCCGTTCACCCACTTCAACCGCGTCCACATCGCCCCGCCCCTGGTGATCGAAGAGGATGACCTCCGCCGCGGCCTCGCCGCGATCGACGCCGCCCTCACCGTCGCCGACCGCTACGCGGACCGCGGTTAA
- a CDS encoding CoA-acylating methylmalonate-semialdehyde dehydrogenase, which yields MALIRHFVNGEESGDPARLGPVFDPATGVRQHDVVLASAAETEAAIAAAKAALPGWRATSLTKRADVMFRLRHLLTERRSELAAIVTSEHGKVLSDAAGEIARGLENVEFASGLIDKLKGEYSEQVSTGIDVHSVKQPVGVVACITPFNFPVMVPLWMVASAIACGNTVVLKPSEKDPSASVFLAKLFAEAGLPAGVLNVVHGDKEAVDTLLDSPDVAAVSFVGSTPIARSIYQRAAANGKRVQALGGAKNHMVVLEDADIEAAADAAVSAAYGSAGERCMAVSVLVAVGEAGDRLVPAIQRRLGALAIGPGTDPASEMGPLITREHRDKVASYVAKAAAEGATVVVDGTAQQFDNDGFFVGVSLVDHVEPGTAVYDDEIFGPVLSVVRVDTFEEAVALINANPYGNGVALFTRDGGAARQFEFDVEVGMVGINVPIPVPIGAYSFGGWKNSLFGDSHIYGPESFHFYTRSKVVTTRWPDPVHSKIELAFPGNS from the coding sequence GTGGCCCTCATCCGCCACTTCGTGAACGGCGAGGAGTCCGGCGACCCGGCCCGCCTCGGCCCCGTCTTCGACCCCGCCACCGGCGTCCGGCAGCACGACGTCGTGCTCGCCAGCGCCGCAGAGACCGAGGCCGCGATCGCTGCGGCGAAGGCCGCCCTCCCGGGCTGGCGCGCCACCAGCCTGACCAAGCGCGCCGACGTGATGTTCCGCCTCCGCCACCTCCTCACCGAGCGCCGCTCCGAGCTCGCCGCTATCGTCACGAGCGAGCACGGCAAGGTGCTCTCCGACGCCGCGGGCGAGATCGCGCGCGGGCTCGAGAACGTCGAGTTCGCCTCCGGACTCATCGACAAGCTCAAGGGCGAGTACAGCGAGCAGGTCTCCACCGGCATCGACGTGCACAGCGTCAAGCAGCCGGTCGGCGTCGTCGCGTGCATCACGCCGTTCAACTTCCCGGTCATGGTGCCGCTCTGGATGGTCGCCAGCGCGATCGCCTGCGGCAACACCGTCGTGCTCAAACCGAGCGAGAAGGACCCGTCGGCGTCCGTCTTCCTGGCGAAGCTGTTCGCCGAGGCCGGCCTGCCGGCCGGCGTGCTCAACGTCGTGCACGGCGACAAGGAGGCGGTCGACACCCTGCTCGACTCCCCCGACGTCGCGGCCGTCTCGTTCGTCGGCTCGACCCCGATCGCCCGCTCCATCTACCAGCGCGCCGCCGCCAACGGCAAGCGCGTCCAGGCGCTCGGCGGGGCCAAGAACCACATGGTCGTCCTGGAGGACGCCGACATCGAGGCCGCGGCCGACGCCGCCGTCTCGGCCGCCTACGGCTCGGCCGGCGAGCGCTGCATGGCGGTCAGCGTGCTGGTCGCGGTGGGCGAGGCGGGCGACCGGCTCGTCCCGGCCATCCAGCGCCGGCTCGGCGCGCTCGCGATCGGCCCGGGCACCGACCCGGCCAGCGAGATGGGCCCGCTCATCACGCGCGAGCACCGCGACAAGGTCGCGTCCTACGTCGCGAAGGCCGCCGCCGAGGGCGCGACGGTCGTCGTGGACGGCACGGCCCAGCAGTTCGACAACGACGGCTTCTTCGTCGGCGTCAGCCTGGTGGACCACGTCGAGCCCGGCACCGCGGTCTACGACGACGAGATCTTCGGCCCGGTCCTCTCGGTCGTCCGGGTCGACACGTTCGAGGAGGCCGTTGCGCTCATCAACGCCAACCCGTACGGCAACGGCGTCGCACTGTTCACCCGCGACGGCGGCGCGGCCCGGCAGTTCGAGTTCGACGTGGAGGTCGGCATGGTCGGCATCAACGTCCCGATCCCGGTGCCGATCGGCGCCTACTCGTTCGGCGGCTGGAAGAACTCGCTGTTCGGTGACTCGCACATCTACGGCCCCGAGTCGTTCCACTTCTACACGCGCAGCAAGGTCGTCACGACGCGCTGGCCCGACCCGGTGCACTCGAAGATCGAGCTCGCGTTCCCCGGCAACTCCTGA